Proteins co-encoded in one Medicago truncatula cultivar Jemalong A17 chromosome 8, MtrunA17r5.0-ANR, whole genome shotgun sequence genomic window:
- the LOC112417186 gene encoding uncharacterized protein: MFRRRYRMQKHVFLRIVGDLSITDNYFTQRVDAANKEGISPLAKCTTAMRMLAYGVAADAVDEYIKIGGTTALECLRRFCKGIIRLYEEVYLRAPNQDDLQRILHVSEMRGFPGMIGSIDCMHWEWKNCPKAWEGQFTRGDKGTTTVILEAVASHDLWIWHAFFGCPGTLNDINVLDRSPVFDDVEQGKAPRVNFFVNQRPYNMAYYLADGIYPSYPTFVKSIRLPQSEPDKLFAKHQESCRKDIERAFGVLQARFKIIREPARLWDIADLGIIMRSCIILHNMIVEDERDTYAQRWTDFEQSEGSGSSTAQPYSTEVLPTFANHARARSELRDPNVHHELSCANPSEKNISNMSQTFESLDG; encoded by the exons ATGTTTCGTCGTCGGTACCGGATGCAAAAGCATGTTTTCCTTCGAATCGTTGGAGACCTTTCAATTACTGATAACTACTTCACCCAGCGAGTTGATGCCGCCAACAAAGAAGGTATATCACCGTTAGCAAAATGTACCACAGCAATGCGAATGTTAGCATATGGCGTGGCAGCAGATGCGGTCgatgaatacatcaaaataggaggTACTACAGCATTGGAGTGCTTACGTAGATTCTGTAAAGGAATCATACGATTGTATGAGGAAGTGTACCTGAGAGCACCAAACCAAGATGACCTTCAAAGAATACTACATGTTAGTGAAATGCGGGGGTTCCCAGGGATGATCGGGAGTATTGACTGCATGCACTGGGAGtggaaaaattgtcctaaagcaTGGGAAGGTCAATTCACCAGGGGGGATAAGGGAACCACCACAGTTATTCTTGAAGCAGTTGCATCTCATGATCTATGGATCTGGCATGCCTTTTTTGGATGTCCAGGAACGTTGAACGATATCAATGTTCTAGACCGGTCACCGGTGTTTGATGATGTGGAACAGGGAAAGGCTCCACGGGTgaatttctttgtgaatcaacgtCCCTATAATATGGCATACTATCTAGCTGATGGTATCTACCCTTCTTATCCAACTTTCGTCAAATCAATTAGACTTCCTCAAAGTGAACCTGATAAGTTATTCGCAAAACATCAGGAGAGCTGTCGGAAGGACATCGAACGTGCTTTTGGAgtgcttcaagctcgatttaaaatcatccgtgaaccagctcgcttgtgggacatagccgatttgggtatcatcatgaggtcatgcatcatattgcataatatgattgttgaggatgaacgaGATACATATGCTCAACGTTGGACCGATTTTGAGCAATCCGAGGGAAGTGGATCTAGTACAGCACAACCATACTCGACCGAGGTGTTACCCACTTTTGCAAATCATGCGCGTGCTAGATCCGAGTTGCGTGATCCAAATGttcatcacgaatt GAGCTGTGCTAATCCTAGCGAAAAAAACATCTCAAACATGTCACAAACATTTGAATCATTGGATGGATGA
- the LOC112417166 gene encoding glutathione S-transferase T3 produces MGYSSQTPPFNGYMPMVNENFQSVGEYPEFSSQINLGGMTRDNEVAPTPEDTTPKSKRNQQPSWNTEQNLVLISGWIKYGTCSVVGRNQTSESYWGKIAEYCNEHCSFDSPRDVVACRNRFNYMNKLINKWVGAYDSAKRMQGSGWSEDDVFKKAQELYGCGKNVQFTLMEEWRALRDQPRYGSQVGGNVDSGSSGSKRSYEDSVGSSARPMGRDAAKKKGKKKSKGETLEKVEKEWVQFKELKEQEIEQLKELTLVKQQKNKLLQEKTQAKKMKMYLKLRDEEHLDDRKNELLGKLERELFEN; encoded by the coding sequence ATGGGATATTCATCTCAAACACCCCCatttaatggttatatgccaatggtgaatgaaaattttcagagTGTTGGTGAATATCCTGAATTTTCATCACAAATAAATCTTGGTGGAATGACACGAGATAATGAAGTTGCTCCAACTCCAGAGGATACAACTCCAAAGAGCAAGAGAAACCAACAACCATCATGGAACACTGAACAAAATTTGGTGTTAATTAGTGGGTGGATAAAATATGGAACATGCAGTGTTGTCGGAAGAAACCAGACAAGTGAATCATATTGGGGTAAAATTGCTGAGTATTGTAACGAGCATTGCTCATTCGATTCTCCGCGCGATGTAGTTGCATGCCGAAaccgttttaattatatgaacaaattaataaataaatgggttGGTGCTTATGATAGCGCTAAGCGTATGCAAGGAAGCGGTTGGTCggaagatgatgttttcaaaAAAGCTCAAGAATTATATGGATGTGGGAAGAATGTTCAATTTACTTTAATGGAAGAATGGCGCGCTCTCCGAGATCAACCACGGTATGGTAGTCAAGTGGGAGGAAATGTTGACTCAGGAAGTAGTGGATCTAAGAGATCTTACGAGGACTCTGTAGGATCTAGTGCTCGTCCAATGGGTAGGGATGcagctaaaaaaaaaggtaagaagAAAAGCAAGGGCGAGACATTGGAGAAGGTGGAAAAGGAATGGGTTCAattcaaagaattaaaagagcaagagattgaacaattgaaagagtTAACTTTGGTGAAACAACAGAAAAACAAGTTGCTGCAAGAAAAGACTCaagctaaaaaaatgaaaatgtatctaAAGTTAAGGGACGAAGAGCATCTCGATGACCGGAAGAATGAGCTGTTGGGGAAGTTGGAGCGTGAgctgtttgaaaattaa
- the LOC120575783 gene encoding hydroquinone glucosyltransferase-like — MEKTVHIAVVPGVGYSHLFPILQFSKLLVQLHPYFHVTCFIPSLGSLPTDSKTILETLPSNISCTFLPPVNSNDLPQGVALALQLQLTLTHSLPSIHQALKSLTLRAPFVALVVDALAIDALDFAKEFNLLSYVYYPASVTSLSSYFHLLKLDKETSCEYRDLPEPIQIPGCVPIHGRDFLDLAQDRSSQSYKFFLQCVEKFRLFDGVLINSFLEIEKGPIEAMTDEGSENLLVYAVGPIIQTLTTSGDDANKFECLTWLDKQCPCSVLYVSFGSGGTLSQEQIDELALGLELSNHKFLWVVRAPSSTANAAYLSASDVDPLQFLPSGFLERTKEQGMVVPSWAPQIQILSHSSIGGFLSHCGWNSTLESVVYGVPLITWPLYAEQRTNAVLLCEGLKVGLRPRVNENGIVERVEIAELIKCLMEGEEGGKLRNNMKEFKEAASSVHKEDGSTTKTLSQLALKWSNFGIEKQVL, encoded by the coding sequence ATGGAGAAAACAGTTCATATTGCAGTTGTTCCTGGTGTTGGATATAGCCACTTATTCCCAATTCTTCAATTCTCCAAACTACTTGTTCAGCTTCATCCATACTTTCATGTCACATGCTTCATTCCCTCACTTGGTTCTCTCCCAACTGATTCAAAAACAATACTTGAAACTCTTCCATCAAACATCAGCTGTACTTTTCTTCCACCAGTGAACTCTAATGACCTACCACAAGGGGTTGCTTTAGCCCTTCAACTTCAGCTCACACTAACTCACTCACTGCCATCTATACATCAGGCCTTGAAGTCCTTAACTTTAAGGGCACCCTTTGTTGCCTTGGTGGTTGATGCATTAGCAATTGATGCACTAGATTTTGCTAAGGAATTCAACTTGTTGTCCTATGTTTACTACCCTGCTTCTGTCACCTCTTTGTCTTCATACTTCCATTTGCTCAAGTTGGATAAGGAAACTTCATGTGAGTACAGAGATCTTCCAGAGCCTATTCAAATACCAGGTTGTGTCCCGATTCATGGTCGGGATTTTCTTGACCTAGCTCAAGATAGATCAAGTCAATCTTACAAGTTCTTTCTCCAATGTGTTGAAAAATTCCGTCTTTTTGATGGTGTTCTTATTAATAGCTTCCTGGAAATTGAAAAGGGTCCTATAGAAGCAATGACAGATGAAGGAAGTGAAAACCTTCTTGTGTATGCTGTTGGACCCATTATCCAAACACTAACAACATCTGGTGATGATGCTAATAAGTTTGAGTGTCTGACATGGTTGGACAAACAATGTCCTTGTTCAGTTTTGTATGTTTCTTTTGGTAGTGGTGGCACACTTTCGCAAGAACAAATTGATGAGTTGGCTTTGGGTTTGGAATTGAGTAATCATAAATTCTTATGGGTTGTAAGAGCTCCAAGTAGTACAGCAAATGCTGCATATCTTTCAGCATCTGATGTTGATCCTTTACAGTTTTTACCATCTGGGTTTTTGGAGAGAACCAAGGAACAAGGGATGGTTGTTCCATCATGGGCACCACAGATTCAAATCCTTAGTCACAGTTCCATTGGTGGGTTTTTGTCTCATTGTGGTTGGAATTCAACCCTTGAGAGTGTGGTGTATGGTGTGCCACTAATCACTTGGCCTCTGTATGCTGAGCAGAGAACAAATGCAGTTTTGCTCTGTGAAGGCCTAAAAGTGGGACTGAGGCCAAGAGTTAACGAGAATGGCATTGTGGAAAGGGTAGAAATTGCTGAGTTGATCAAGTGTCTCATGGAAGGGGAAGAAGGTGGGAAACTGCGTAATAATATGAAGGAATTTAAAGAAGCTGCTAGTAGTGTACATAAAGAAGATGGTTCTACTACAAAGACTCTTTCTCAATTAGCACTCAAGTGGAGTAACTTTGGTATAGAAAAACAAGTTTTATGA